The Flavobacterium johnsoniae genomic sequence CAGTTTAAATGTTCAGGCAGAAAACCTATTGACATTTACAAATTATCAAGACGGGGATCCTGAATTTATTTCTTCTGGAAATCTTTCTCCTTTAAAAACAATCACTGGAGGAATCCAATTTAATTTTTAATTAACCTAATTATGAAACGTTATTTATCCCATACCATTTTCTCACTGAATGTAGCACTTTTTTTTGTTCTTTCAGCAACTGGAATTTTAACAGTATCGTGTGATTCATTTGTAGAAACTGCTTCCCCGCAGTCACAGCTTCCCAGCTCTGCTGTTTTCGAAAATTATTTGACTGCGAGTGCAGCACTTACCGATATTTATTCAAAAATAAGGGACAGAGGAATGCTCACGGGACAGAGTTCTGGCATTTCATATCTTCTTGCAAATTATGCTGATGAACTAGATTTTTATGGAACACCAAGTTCATCTGCTTCTTCCTTCTATATAAACGCTTTACTGCCGGGCAACACTAATTTGCAGGAATATTGGAGTGTGGCTTATAACCAGATATATGCAGCTAATTCTGTAATAGAAAGGACAAAAGCTTCACTGTCGCTTACGGAGGTACAGAAAAAACAGCTTTCTGGTGAAGCCTTTTTTATAAGAGCACTTGTGCACTTTTATCTGACTAATCTTTACGGAGACGTTCCCTATATTGTAAGCACTGATTATAAAATAAACAGTATGCCTGTTAAAGTGAGCACTAAGGAGGTATATAACCTAGTTATTAATGATCTGAACGCTGCAGCGGATATGCTTGGCTCAGAATATATAAAAAATGAGAGAACAAGACCAAACAGATATGCTGTTCTTGCCTTGCAGGCAAGAGTTTACTTATATGATGGAAAATGGGCTGAAGCTGCCAATGCATCATCCGCAGTTTTAAATGCCTCAGGGCTTTTTGCGCTCCAGACGGATTTAAAATCGGTTTTTCTAAAAGAATCTAAAGAAACAATATGGCAGTTGCAGTCTTCTGTAAGTGGCAAAAATACCGATGAAGCAGCCTCTTTTATTTTTTTCACCGTCCCGCCTTCTTCTGCAGCACTGAATTCTGCAATCATCAATTCTTTTACTTCTGTTGATAAGAGAAAAAATTCATGGACAGGATCACTGTCCAGCGGTGCCTCGACATGGTACTATCCATTTAAATATAAAGAATTCTATAATACTTCTGTTTCAAAAGAATACCCTATAATGTTAAGGCTTTCGGAACAATATTTAGTCAGGGCTGAAGCAAGAGCTCAGCAGGGCGATATCATTGGAAGTAAAGAAGACCTTGACCAAATCCGCCAGCGTGCCGGACTTAGTAAAACGACTGCAGTCACAAAACAGGAGATTCTTGATGCCATTTTAGAAGAAAGAAAACTGGAACTGTTTTCTGAGTATGGTCATCGTTTCTTTGATTTAAAACGTACCGGTAATTTGGATCAGAAGCTGTCGGGAATTAAGCCTGGCTGGAATACAGCTGACAGGCTGTTTCCAATACCTCAGAATGAAATAAACTTAAATTCAAATCTACTTCCTCAGAACACTGGATATTAATAATAGTCAAATGAAATTCTATAATCCATTCATATTTACACAAAAGTGTCATCGATACACATTTTTAATGAAACCCTTTTTATTTTTGTTTTTAATTTTGCAATTAGTAGTCTGTCCTCTAAGAGGACAGGCGTTGCAAAAAAAAAAGGTAGAGATTGAAAACTATTCTCTGTGGTCGGATATAAGGCTTAATGGAGTAAGTCCAGAAGGGAAATGGGTCAGTTATCTCTTAGCGTATGACAGCGGGAAGGATACCTTATTTGTAAAAAGCACAACATCAGAAAAGGTATATAATTTTACAGAAATTAATCACTATCAATTTCTAAAAAAAGAGCGCTTCGTATCCTTGAGTAACGGAGATTTAAATATTCTTAATCTAAAAAATGGAAGTTCTAAAAATATATCTGATGTTAAAAACTATTCTTACTCAGCTGAAACAGATCAATTAGTGATACTGGTACAGCACGGGAATAATTCAACGCTAAAGATTATAGACTCCAAAGATAATCTTGTAAAAAAAATGGAGTCGATTTCTTTTTTTCTGTTAAGTCCTGACGGCAGAAAAATTGTCTACGTTTCTAAATCAGAAAATTTATCTTCGCTGGGGATCTTGGAACTAAAATCCGGATTTCCTCAAAAAACACTAATTGAAAAAAGCCCAGAAAATTGGGACTATTTTGTATGGAAGCAGTCAATAGCTTTTTCATTTTTAAGGAGATACAATCAAGATTCGCAAGCGTCAATTTCTTACTACAATTTTGAAGAAAATGCTCTATTTGTTTTTAACCCCCTATTAGAAAATGCGTTTCCAAAAAACAAATTAATTACGAATGATTTTAGATATCCAATTGCAATCTCCAGTGATTTAAAAAGGGTTTTTTTCTGTATAAAACCACTGTCAGATGGCAAAAAAGCTAAAATAAAAACAGATCCTGAAATTTGGTATACTAAAACTAAACAAATCTATTCCCAGCAGCAGAAATCAGAACCTTTTAGTGACAAGCCCAGTCTTGCAGTATGGTTTCCATTGACTGGAAAATTCGAGGTTATATCCTCAGAAGATTTTTCAGATGTTTTACTTACGGGAGACCAGCAGTATGCACTGCTGTCAGATCCTCTCGCTCATGAGCCCGGATTAGAATATGATGCGCCTAGAGATTTCTATTTAAAGAATCTGACAACTGGAAAACAGGAATTTTTAGTAAAAAACATAAAGGATTTCAGACGTAGTATCCTACCATCTCCTACTGGTAAATATATTGCCTATTTCTCTGAAGACAACTGGTGGGTTTATAATATATCTAAGAAGAGTCATAAAAATATTACTGAAAAGATTAATACAGTTTTTTCAGGTCTGGCAGCAAATATGGATTTAAGTTACCCATTCGGTAATCCAGGATGGACTGATGGCGATAGCGAGATCCTTTTATATGATCGCTATGACATTTGGGCCGTTAAACCAGATGGGGCATTTAGAAGACTTACAAGCGGACAAAAAAAGCAAATTCAATTCCGTTTCGCATATAATTTAGGAGGTAATTTTCGTTTGGACAATTATGACGGGTGTATAAGCAGCACCATAAAAATTAGTAAAGGAGCTATACTTGACGCAGAAGGAAGTGACGTAAAATCCGGCTATTTTGAATGGAATGAAACCAATAAAGAACAGCCAATTGTATATGAGCCTGCATCTATTAGTCAAATCCATTTTATAAAGGAAACTAATTCTTACATTTATCAGACACAAGACTTTAACAGGTCACCTTCTTTGGTATATAAAGCCGTAGACAGGACTCCCTACATTTTTTTTGAAAGCAATAAACATCAGTCAGGATATTATTGGGGGCATTCTGAACATATTGACTACAAAAACTCGAAAGGGAGTTCGCTTCGTGCTGGATTGTATTATCCTGCTTGTTATGATCCACAAAAGAAATACCCTATGATTGTTCATATATATGAAAAACAATCGCAAAAAATACATAAATACTACAAACCTACTTTGTTTGAGGCTGCCGGATTTAATCCAGCTGTGCTATCTCTTGAGGGATATTTTGTATTGTGTCCAGACATTGAATACGAAACTGGAAAGACAGGTGAAAGCGCTCTAGACTGCGTTACAGCAGCTACTTCCGCAGTTATTGAAAAAGGCTTGGTCGATCCAGACAAAATCGGACTTATGGGACATTCTTTTGGAGGCTATGAGACTGCATACATTTCAGGTAAGACTGATATATTTGCAGCTTCGGTTGCTGGTGCTGCCCCGATAGATCTGAACAGTTTCTACCATGCGATTAACTGGCGTACCGGAAAACCCCATATGATAAAGTTTAATATTGGACAGTTTAGATTAGGAGTTTCTGCTTATGAAATGCCTCTTACTTATTTAAATAATTCGCCGCTGAACAATGTAGAAAACATCAACAAACCGCTTCTTTTTTGGAGTGGAAAAAATGACCAGCAGGTTGACTGGCATCAAAGTATTGAACTTTATCTTGCAATGCATCGTCTTGAGAAAAACAATATAATGCTCCTTTATCCAGAAGAAGAACATTCATTTTCGGATCCATACAACCAAAAGGATCTTTCAATTAGAATACTGCAGTGGTTCAATCACTTTCTTAAAAATGAAAAGGCGTTTGAATGGATTGAAAATCGTGGATAATAAAATATACAATGCAGTTCATTTAGAACTGCATTGCTTTTAATGATTGTTTAAATTAATTATGGCATATAAAGTGTCTCCCCACAATTATTCGCTTTACCAAAAGCAGTCTGTCCATTTGCTTTACAAATTGGATTATTGCTATTGTCAGAACATTGCACTTGGACATCACAGACACCTGACAGGCTGTTGATATAACCGTCACGAGGTGCTAATTTCGATGCACTTTGCATAGAGGTGGTGAAGAACGCACCTGAAATTCCTAATACTACCGCAGCAGTAAAAGGCATGGTCGATTTTAAAAATGTCTTTTTCATAATAGTTAATATTAAATTAAACATCGATCTACTTTTTTAGCAGGTGTTGATCTCTTTCCTGCAACCAGCGCTGGTATATTATAATTTACTATTCTTTCAGCTGTTCTTTCAAGATTCCCCTAAAGGAATAGATATCTAGATTATTACCGCTGAGAATGTATAGATGCGTATTAGTTGCACGCATATCTTTTATTTTTTGATTATTTTCTGTAAAAAGAGGAAAACTCAGTAGATAAATTCCCTTGTTAATATCATATACATCAACCACTGATGCTCTCTTCCAAATCTGATCATCCTCATAGCGTCCCGGAACTTTCGAATGTATAAACAACAGGTTTTTAATAGTGGCTGATAGTGCATTTACAAAAAATGGCGGGGAACTTAAACGGCGCTCAGTATGCTCTTTTAAATCCGAAACTTTTATCATGGCTCTGCTGATCGTATCGATTGTATGTCTTCTCTTAAAGTTTCCTTTCTTATCGGAAATTATAAACTCGTTTCGATAATAATAGACGTATATCATTTCATGGAGATCATTGTTATAAAGCAGCATCCCGTCTGTATCGAAAATACCGTCAATCTGCTTCTGCAAAAGTGCAGGAAAGTATTTCGTATTTGGTTTAAAACTTTCGCTATATATGCCTAACTGATGGCCTGAATTGGGACCTGTATTATTTCGTAAGAACAGACTTACACTGTCTATTGGTTCGGCAGCTGTGAAACGTGGAATATCTTTTATTTTACCTGTTACTTTCCAATCTTTGATATTCCCTTTGTAAACAATTGGAACGGTACCATCTATCAGATAAAAATAGGGTGGCTTCACCTTTGCAAAAATCTTACGAAAAGGCTCTCCATCATCAATAAATTTAATTCTATGTTCTGCACTCATATTCTGAAGAGTGTCTATGCTTAGTACTCCAAAAGGATCCGTTAAATTCCCCAGATAAATTTTACTTCCACTAACGCCTGCAAAATAATACGAGTTAAATTTTAAATCTTTATTATAAACCGCTTTAATAGTCTTTTTAATGTATCGCCGAATAAATGGATTATTTTTGTGAATGATCTCTTCTGAGCTTAGGAACAAAACAATTACAACACTTATGCTGAAAAACATTATTAGTCCAGCCCTTTTTAACTTGGATGCCTTTGTAATATTTGAATTTATTCTTGTTTGATAATCATCATAAAACCGTAGACCAGTTAAAGCGAGAATGATAAAAAAGAAATTAAAAACAAGGTGAACATTCCAGGACATCTTTTCTAGGATTCCGCCACATGAACATGGCACAAAGGAGCTGAAATGTAGCACTATAAAAATATAAGCAGTAAACATAGTCATCAGGCATAGCGCTGCATAAAGTCCTGCAAAACGTGACTTAGGAAATAAAAGCATCAACGATATAAGTAACTCTATTAAAGGCACTAAAATAGAAACCCATGCCGCAAAAACACTTATAAGCGGTGACTGTGCTAGCTGCACCCTAAAAGTTTCAAACTCAAATAATTTATTTACAGCTGCGTACACAAATAGTAGTATAAATAAAAAGCTAACGATAGAAACTATATTGTTGTTAATTCTAGAGTTTTCCATGTCTTCGGCAAATTTTATTTTAATATAAAACAAATGTAAATCAGCAAATTGAAAGAAAAAACATCAAAAACAAACCAAAAAACATCAAAACTATACCAGTTTCATTTTTAACTCTTAAATAATAAAAAAATGCTCTACAGATTAAAAATCCATAAAGCATTTTCGAGTTTTTTCAGTTTCTCCTATTTATACCTTACCGTCTTCGATAAAAGTCAAAAGCTTTTGATTGAGTTCGACAAGGCCAGCCTTTTGAAGGCATTCCTGCGAGATGTTTTTTAGTTCGGTAATTTCGTCCTGTGCTATGCTTCCCATGAGACTACCTTCATCCTTTTCCAGCAGCAATCCCCTTTCTATAAAGTGGGATAAAAGCAGTACATTTTTGCGTGAAATTTTCAAATCAATCTTCACCGGCTCACTCATTCCAGGGATGCTCAATACAGTATCAAACACCTTGGCTGCATAATTCTTTGCACTCATAATTTCAGCATTTTTAAATTAATAAATCAAAGCCTAAAGTTAGCAATGATGCATCAAAGCATCATAAGCAAAATTTACCTATGATGGGATGCATTGGATTTTCCTGCATAAATTCGTCTGAGTATTTGAAAGAAGTCTGAGTTTTTTATTCAGGCTCAGAAAGATTGCCACGTTCCTGCAATCTGCAAGATGTCCGGTTGTATCACAATCGATATTTTGCTGCCTCTCTGCTCGGAACTCGCTGGCAGTGAAAACTGGAAGTTTTGTAATGTCAAATGAAAAGGAAAAATGATGAAAGACGAGAAAAAAAACAGAAACAGATGGCTCCATCTCAGGCTCAGTGAGCAGGAATATAAGATCCTTCAGAAATATTTTGCAGAGTCTCTGTGCCCAAAACTGAGTGATTTTGCCCGAAAAAATCTGCTTCAAAAACCTGTTGTTTTAAAATACAGAAACGAATCTCTTGATGATTTAATATCCGAATTAACAAGGCTCAGAACAGATCTGAATCCCATTGGAAACAATTTTAATCAGGCAGTGAAAAAACTGCACTCGCTTTCACAGACTTCTGATTTCAAAATGTGGATTCTGGGTTTTGAAACAGATAAAAAAATACTGTTCAATTCTATTGAAGATATTAGAATGACTATCCGAAATCTTGCTGAAAAATGGTTGCAGTCATAAACACGGGATCATCAGTCAGAAACATCTTCAATTATAATGAAAATAAGATGGAAGCAGGAAAAGCAGAACTCATAGGAGAAGGAAATTATCCTGCAGCAGCCTCTGAACTTCACAAAGAATCAAGGCTTAAACTTCTTTTAAAACAGCTGGAATTAAATACAAATGTCAAGCGCGGAAGTGTGCACATATCACTAAATTTCGATTCCTCTGAAAGCAATATTTCAAAGAGTAAGCTGATGGAAATTGCACAATCTTATATGGAAAAAATCGGGTTTGGATTTCAGCCGTATCTGGTCTACCAGCATCATGATGCGGGACATCCGCACATCCATATAGTGTCTGTAAAAGTGAAGTCCGACGGAAAGAGAATTGACATGCAGAACATAGGCAGGAACCAGTCTGAAACAGCCCGTAAAGAAATTGAAAAGGCATTCAATCTGGTTCCTGCACTGGGCAGACAACAGGAAAAAATACTAAATATAAAACCTGCGCAAGGCAGTGTTTTAAAGTATGGAAAAGCTGAAACTAAAAAAGCAATTGCTGCTGTATTAAACGCAGTAATTCCTAATTATAAATATACCACAATAGGAGAATTAAATGCAGTCTTGAATCTCTACAATGTTACCGCCGTGCAGGGAAGTAAAGATTCAAGAATGTTTCTCCATAAAGGTCTGGCGTACCAGATTCTGAACGATAAGAGACAGCCTGTGGGTGTTCCCTTAAAAGCCAGCAGCTTTTACATGAAACCTACCCTTGCTTATCTCGAAATAAAATTTGCGGCAAATAAGATTGGGAGAAATTCCCATTTAAAGAGAGTAAAAAATGCGGTTGATCTCGCCTTTATACAGAACAGGATAAAGTCAGTTTCTGATCTCGACAGAATTCTTATTCGAGATGGAATTAAAACTGCTGAACGAAGAAATGAACAGGAGATCCTTTATGGCTTAACCTACATAGACCATAAAACAAAATGTGTATTTAACGGAAGCTCTCTAGGAAAAACTTACTCAGCTTCTGGCATAGAAGAACGCTGCGGTGTCAAAGATTTTAACACTGGCAGAAACGCCGTTAAAATTCTTGAGGATAATACATTAAAAAATAAACCATCTCAGTCTTCATTTATTTCTGTTGGCGAGCTGCAGAAAATAATTGATTCGGTGCTCCAGCCCGAGTTTTCTGCTGATTTTGTTCCCTCTCAGCTGAAAAGAAGAAAGAAACGAAAAAAAGGAAAAGGGCATTAAGATTACTAACTAAAAAACTAAGACTATGCAGACAGGTGAAAATGAACAGGCACTTAGAAAAATTTTAGATATGACAAGGCTTATCAGCATGATATTGTTAGGTCTTCATTTCTATTATTACGGATATAATGTGTTTAAAATATGGGGACTTGCAGGCAGTTTTGGGGATAAACTGCTGGGGAATATTTTGCGCACCGGGCTCTTTGATTATTTTCATTTATCTAAGCTGATTTCTTTGGGATTTTTATGCATTTCCCTGCTTGGGGCAAAGGGCAGTAAAAATGAAAAGCTGGTGTTCAAAATTGCATTTTATTATATGGTTTTGGGACTGATCGCTTATTTTTTGAGCTATTTTTTTCTGATCATTCCAGCCACTCCTGAAAAAAATCTGGTTCTTTATGTGCTCTGTACTGTCTTTGGATATCTGCTCATGCTCGCAGGCGGAACACTTTTGTCGAGAATCATAAGAAGAAATCTCAGCCATAAGGATATTTTCAACCGTGAAAATGAAACATTTCCGCAGGAAGAAAGGCTTCTTGAAAATGAATATTCCATTAATCTGCCGGCACATTACAGATTAAAAAACAAAGTCCGAAAAAGCTGGATTAATATCATAAATCCTTTTCGGGGAATCTTGGTAGCAGGAACACCGGGTTCTGGAAAATCCTATTTTGTGATCCGCCACATTATAACCCAGCACATCCGTAAAGGCTTCTCAATGTTTGTATATGATTTTAAGTTTGACGACCTCAGCATAATAGCCTATAACACTTGGCTTCAGAACAAGCATTTATACAAGGTGGAACCTAAATTTTACGTCATTAATTTTGATGACCTGAGCCGCACGCACAGATGCAATCCTCTTGATCCGAAATCAATGGACGACATAACAGATGCAGCTGAATCAGCACGCACTATTCTTTTGGGATTAAACCGTGAATGGATAAAAAAGCAGGGAGACTTTTTCGTTGAATCTCCTATCAATTTTCTTACTGCTGTAATATGGTATCTGCGTAAATACAATAACGGCGCGTTCTGCACCCTGCCTCATGTAATTGAGTTGATGCAGGTTGAATACAACAGTCTTTTTAGCTTGCTAAGAACTGAAAAAGAGATAGAGATTTTGATAGATCCATTTGTTAGTGCCTACCTCCAAAATGTTATGGAGCAACTGGAGGGGCAAATAGCTTCTGCCAAGATATCTATGGCAAGGCTCTCCAGTGCGCAGCTTTACTATGTACTCTCTGGGAATGACTTCACGCTCGACATCAATAATCCCAAAGATCCAAAGATAGTCTGCATGGGAAACAACCCGCTAAAAATACAAACCTATGGCGCCGTTCTCTCGCTTTATGTAAGCAGGCTCATCAAGCAGGTGAACCAGAAAGAGAGAATCAAAAGCAGCCTCATATTTGACGAATTCCCGACTATCTATCTTAATAATATAGACAGCCTGATAGCCACGGCCAGAAGCAATAAGGTAAGCACTTGTCTTGGGATTCAGGATTTCAGCCAGCTACGCAAAGATTATGGCCGAGAACAGGCAGACGTCATACTCAATATCACGGGAAATATCATCAGTGGACAGGTGAACGGCGATACTGCAAAACAGCTGTCAGAACGTTTTGGAAAAATAATGCAGGACCGTGAGAGCATTTCCATAAACAGCTCAGATACCTCCATCAGCAGATCAAAACAGCTGGAAGCTGCTGTGCCTGCTTCTAAGATTTCCTGTTTGAGCTCTGGTGAATTTGTCGGCATTACAGCTGATAATCCGGACTGCAAAATTGAACTCAAAACATTCCATTCCGAGATAATCAATAATCATGAGCAGCTAAAAAAAGAAGAAGACGCATATCAGGGAATCAGCCCTGTGCGCATTATAAACAATACAATTATTGAACGTAATTATCTGCAGATAAAAGAAGATATCTCCGAAATAGTTAATTCAGAAATGGAGCGTCTTTTGCATGACCCTGCCTTGTCCCATTTGGCTATCAGAAAGAAGAAATAGGACAGCTCTTGTATAATAAGGAAAAAAAGAATATTTAGGACCTTCTTCTCCACAAAAAAATAACAGTAGAATTCACTATCAGCGTAACCTCTTTAATACACAATATTGCTTATATATAAAATTTGTAGGAACAATAAATATAAAAACAAATTGGCATTGTGACTATTTCATCGGATTATCAAATGAATATAGGTCTATATCATATTTTCTACGCTGAATGCTTTGTAAAATTCCTCTTGCAGTGGGATTCAAAATACCACTTACATAAAGAAACGGAGCCAAGTGGATTGATTGATATTTTTTACTTCTTATCTTTTTGAGTCTGCTTGGCTGAAGTTCATGAACTAACCCTACAAAACTAGCGACTAGCTCTGCAAAAGCTGACATATGCTTTACTTCTCCAAAACTAAGTAACCATTCATTTGGCACTGCATCATCTGATGTAAAATATAGAAGATCATTGTCTTCAATTAAAGATATATCGCAACAGATATTGGCATTATTCTTTTGCCCACGAACATATGCAGATGTAGTTATTCTAAGCTGGTGCCTGAGCTGAAATGAATATTCATCAAGTGTGATTATTGCATATGAATATTTATTAGGAGCTCCTCTAGTCGAAAATTTCAATCTGAAAACTTCTTTCCCATTTACTTTAGGATTGACAATTCTTATAGAATAACCAGCTGTTTTATAATACTCAATAACCTTAGCGAAAACATATGCTTCGAATGTTTGATTGACTGCATTTCCAAAACTTGTTAATTTTGACTTCTCGCTTTTAAAAAAAGTCTGCAAATTCTGCTTAGCTTTTTTCTGATCAAATAAATAATTATCCATTATCTTTCAGGGTAAATTATTTTACGATATTTTTCAATAATTTGAGTAACATACCTTGAATTATTAATCAGATCCAGAAGATCTGGATCTTCAATTTTTTCTACAAGCAAATCAGCTAGTCTGTACCCTTCCAAAACATTCTCATTTCTTTCTTTAAAATGCTTCGAACCAATCTGAAAGCCATCTTTAATTCCTATATCTTGAAATGTATCTACCGCTTTGATTGCTGCCTCCGTTCCTTCCTTAAAAAACTTTTTCAAAATGAATATAAGAATTACTATTGAAGCCTCATTAACTATACCTTTCAGCCTTCTTAATTCCTCTTTCCTTTTTTTCTCTGATTCAATTTTTCTTAGCTCTTTATTCAATAAATTTTCAGGAAAAAATGAATTCCATACATATCTGTTTATAGATGAAAATCGCTGAGAAATAAATTTTGGAGCATCTTTAAATATCGAGTCTTCCATTTCATGTAAAATTTAATAATACTTTTTCTGTATCTTCTTACTTTTTAAATTATCACCGAATTATAATATAAATATAACTCAGAATACTAATTATATGCAAGTTCCGCAAATTTTGAATATTGTCTATTTGTGCATGATAATTTCTTCCGAAAGCATAACAACAATATAAAACCTTGTCAATGCTGACTCTGCAAAAACTTTTTAATCCATTCTTAGTTTCCCAAAAGTCTCCAGTTCTAGATATTTTGCTTTAAATAAACTGGCAGGTATTTTCTTTTTTAATAAATTATGAAAATTTTCATCATGAGTTGACAAAATTATCTGTTTCTTCTGATTCACAACAATACTTCTAAGCAGATCTATTGTTGACAAAATATTTATACTGTCCATTGACTGTATCGGATCATCTACAAAAATACAATCTATTGAATTACCGCTGTCATCTTTGGCATTTAATGCTTTAGCCAAAAAAATACATAGGCTTAAAATGTTTAATTGAGCATGACTAAAGTATAAATTTGGAATAATAAAATTGCTTTGGGCATTTTCCATGTAAACACAAACATTCAATTTTGGTTTTGAATCATTAAAATCCGGAATAAATTTTACTTTTTTATAGTCAGGGTGGGGATCAATTCTTTTGTATAGATCGTTTATAAGTGGTTCAAAAAAGAATGATTTAATTTGCAACTCGATATGTTTCGAAACTTTTTTTAGCTCTTCTGTCAGTTTTTTTCCAATTTTATCTTTTAAGATACTTATCCTTTTCTTTATTACCGATTCATTTTGCCTAGATTCTTCATATTTGAGGTAAGGCACAACATTATCCTTTAGATCAGATAAAATCTTAATATCCTTTATCTCCTCTTTATACTTAAAAATTTTATCATCATTTTCTTTTCTGGCCACCGCAACAATCTTTGGATAATTTTCTAATTCAATCTCGTCAAAACTAAGATCTAGTACTTTTGCAGCATTAGATTCATATAAGTTTATTCGAATTTTCAGTTCATTAATTAATTCTTTGACCAGTTGAAGATTTTGATTCACCGCTTCTTCATCAAATCCGATTAGCTTTTTCTGGATCTCGGCAATTGATTCTTCAATCTTTTTGATACTATCACTATATTCTTGATTTCTTTTTAAATCTTCTTTTATCTGTTTATCCAAATTAGTAACCGTAATTTCTCCTTCGGGATAATTTTCCTTAAAGTAGTCTCGAACCTCAACATAGGCACCGTCTTCTTCTAATTCTGTTTTATCTTTTCTGCATAAATCAATTTTTAAAGCTGTATTCTCACGCTCTGATGTAGCTGATTGTATGTCTTTTCTAATTAGATTTAATTCAGCGATAAATTTCTCAACCTGGGCACTTAATTTTTTTATTTCATCTACTGTCCATTTTATAAAATCCTCTGCCGATTTATTTAAAAGA encodes the following:
- a CDS encoding RagB/SusD family nutrient uptake outer membrane protein produces the protein MKRYLSHTIFSLNVALFFVLSATGILTVSCDSFVETASPQSQLPSSAVFENYLTASAALTDIYSKIRDRGMLTGQSSGISYLLANYADELDFYGTPSSSASSFYINALLPGNTNLQEYWSVAYNQIYAANSVIERTKASLSLTEVQKKQLSGEAFFIRALVHFYLTNLYGDVPYIVSTDYKINSMPVKVSTKEVYNLVINDLNAAADMLGSEYIKNERTRPNRYAVLALQARVYLYDGKWAEAANASSAVLNASGLFALQTDLKSVFLKESKETIWQLQSSVSGKNTDEAASFIFFTVPPSSAALNSAIINSFTSVDKRKNSWTGSLSSGASTWYYPFKYKEFYNTSVSKEYPIMLRLSEQYLVRAEARAQQGDIIGSKEDLDQIRQRAGLSKTTAVTKQEILDAILEERKLELFSEYGHRFFDLKRTGNLDQKLSGIKPGWNTADRLFPIPQNEINLNSNLLPQNTGY
- a CDS encoding S9 family peptidase, whose protein sequence is MKPFLFLFLILQLVVCPLRGQALQKKKVEIENYSLWSDIRLNGVSPEGKWVSYLLAYDSGKDTLFVKSTTSEKVYNFTEINHYQFLKKERFVSLSNGDLNILNLKNGSSKNISDVKNYSYSAETDQLVILVQHGNNSTLKIIDSKDNLVKKMESISFFLLSPDGRKIVYVSKSENLSSLGILELKSGFPQKTLIEKSPENWDYFVWKQSIAFSFLRRYNQDSQASISYYNFEENALFVFNPLLENAFPKNKLITNDFRYPIAISSDLKRVFFCIKPLSDGKKAKIKTDPEIWYTKTKQIYSQQQKSEPFSDKPSLAVWFPLTGKFEVISSEDFSDVLLTGDQQYALLSDPLAHEPGLEYDAPRDFYLKNLTTGKQEFLVKNIKDFRRSILPSPTGKYIAYFSEDNWWVYNISKKSHKNITEKINTVFSGLAANMDLSYPFGNPGWTDGDSEILLYDRYDIWAVKPDGAFRRLTSGQKKQIQFRFAYNLGGNFRLDNYDGCISSTIKISKGAILDAEGSDVKSGYFEWNETNKEQPIVYEPASISQIHFIKETNSYIYQTQDFNRSPSLVYKAVDRTPYIFFESNKHQSGYYWGHSEHIDYKNSKGSSLRAGLYYPACYDPQKKYPMIVHIYEKQSQKIHKYYKPTLFEAAGFNPAVLSLEGYFVLCPDIEYETGKTGESALDCVTAATSAVIEKGLVDPDKIGLMGHSFGGYETAYISGKTDIFAASVAGAAPIDLNSFYHAINWRTGKPHMIKFNIGQFRLGVSAYEMPLTYLNNSPLNNVENINKPLLFWSGKNDQQVDWHQSIELYLAMHRLEKNNIMLLYPEEEHSFSDPYNQKDLSIRILQWFNHFLKNEKAFEWIENRG
- a CDS encoding MauE/DoxX family redox-associated membrane protein, with the translated sequence MENSRINNNIVSIVSFLFILLFVYAAVNKLFEFETFRVQLAQSPLISVFAAWVSILVPLIELLISLMLLFPKSRFAGLYAALCLMTMFTAYIFIVLHFSSFVPCSCGGILEKMSWNVHLVFNFFFIILALTGLRFYDDYQTRINSNITKASKLKRAGLIMFFSISVVIVLFLSSEEIIHKNNPFIRRYIKKTIKAVYNKDLKFNSYYFAGVSGSKIYLGNLTDPFGVLSIDTLQNMSAEHRIKFIDDGEPFRKIFAKVKPPYFYLIDGTVPIVYKGNIKDWKVTGKIKDIPRFTAAEPIDSVSLFLRNNTGPNSGHQLGIYSESFKPNTKYFPALLQKQIDGIFDTDGMLLYNNDLHEMIYVYYYRNEFIISDKKGNFKRRHTIDTISRAMIKVSDLKEHTERRLSSPPFFVNALSATIKNLLFIHSKVPGRYEDDQIWKRASVVDVYDINKGIYLLSFPLFTENNQKIKDMRATNTHLYILSGNNLDIYSFRGILKEQLKE
- a CDS encoding plasmid mobilization protein; the encoded protein is MKDEKKNRNRWLHLRLSEQEYKILQKYFAESLCPKLSDFARKNLLQKPVVLKYRNESLDDLISELTRLRTDLNPIGNNFNQAVKKLHSLSQTSDFKMWILGFETDKKILFNSIEDIRMTIRNLAEKWLQS
- a CDS encoding relaxase/mobilization nuclease domain-containing protein; its protein translation is MVAVINTGSSVRNIFNYNENKMEAGKAELIGEGNYPAAASELHKESRLKLLLKQLELNTNVKRGSVHISLNFDSSESNISKSKLMEIAQSYMEKIGFGFQPYLVYQHHDAGHPHIHIVSVKVKSDGKRIDMQNIGRNQSETARKEIEKAFNLVPALGRQQEKILNIKPAQGSVLKYGKAETKKAIAAVLNAVIPNYKYTTIGELNAVLNLYNVTAVQGSKDSRMFLHKGLAYQILNDKRQPVGVPLKASSFYMKPTLAYLEIKFAANKIGRNSHLKRVKNAVDLAFIQNRIKSVSDLDRILIRDGIKTAERRNEQEILYGLTYIDHKTKCVFNGSSLGKTYSASGIEERCGVKDFNTGRNAVKILEDNTLKNKPSQSSFISVGELQKIIDSVLQPEFSADFVPSQLKRRKKRKKGKGH